The stretch of DNA AGCGCGCGCCCGCAGACCGCGCCCTCGATGCCGGGCTCGCCCGCGGCCAGGAGCCGGCGCAGGTCCTCGATCCCGGCCAGGCCGCCCGAGGCGATCACCGGGATCGAGACCGCCCGGGCCAGGGCGACCGTCGCCTCGACGTTGAGGCCGGCCAGCATGCCGTCGCGGTCGATGTCGGTGTAAACAATCGCGGACACGCCCGCGTCCTCGAACTTCTTCGCCAGGTCAAGGGCTTCGAGCTCACTGGCCTGGGCCCAGCCCTCGACGGCGACCTTGCCGGCCCGGGCGTCCAGGCCGACCGCGACCTGCCCTGAGAAGGCCCTGCAGGCCTGCCGCACCAGGTCGGGATCCTTGACCGCCGCGGTGCCCAGGATCACCCGCCGGAGGCCGGCGGCCAGCCAGCCCTCGATGGCCGCGAGGTCGCGGATGCCGCCGCCGAGCTGCACCGGCACCTCGACCGCGGCCAGGATCGCTTCGACCACGGCCCGGTTCTCCGCGCGGCCGGCGAAGGCGCCGTCCAGGTCGACCACGTGCAGCCAGGAGAAGCCGGCGACGACGAAGGCCTCGGCCTGGGCCACCGGATCCTCGTTGAAGACCGTGGCGCTCGCCATATCGCCGCGGCGCAGGCGCACCGCCTGGCCTTGCTTCAGGTCGATGGCCGGGAAGAGGATCATCGCTCCTCGAGCAGGTTCTTGTGGAAGTAGTGGCCGGTCACCCAGCGGCCCTCGACCTTGGCGTAGTAGGGGTGGCTGCCCCAGCGCTGGTAGCCGAGCTGCTCGTAGACCTGGATCGCCCGGGTCTGGGTCTCGCGCACGTCGAGGTTCATGATCTCGAAGCCGAGCTCGCGGGCCCGGTCCTCGACCGCCTCGACCAGGCGCCGGGCCAGCCCGTATCCACGCGCCCAGGGCGCCAGGAAGAAGGTGGTCAGGCTGCCCATGTGGGCGCCCGCCTCGTTGTTGCGGCCGGGGCGCAGGAGCTGGCTCGAGCCAGCGATGACGCCGTCGAGCCGGGCCACGAAGAGCTCGCGCTCGGGGATCAGCAGGACGCCCCTCCAGTAGGTCTCCATGATCTCGCGCGGCGGCGGCTTGAGCCAGCCGAAGCCGCCGCCGTCGACGATGGCGGCGTCGGCCGCGTCGCAGAGATCGTGCAGGTCCGGGCCGGCCAGGGATTCGAGCCGCTCGACCGCGGTGGTCGGCTCGTGCCGGCTACCGACTTCAGTCATGGAGACCACCTCAGGAAGTTGGCGAGGAGGCGCAGGCCCACGGCCTGGCTCTTCTCGGGATGAAACTGGGTACCGATCATGTTGTCCCGCGCCACGGCGGCGACAATGGGGCCGCCGTAATCGACCGACGCCACCTCGCAGGCCGGGTCGGCGCCGTGGAAGGCGTAGCTGTGCACGAAGTAGACGTGCGGCGCCGGCCCGAAGCCGTCAAGCACCGGATGCGCCGGGTCCTCCGCTTGGAGCTCGTTCCAGCCCATGTGCGGGATCTTGAGCGCCGAGTCGTCGGGCGCGATGGCGGTCACCTCGCCCGGGATCCAGCCCAGGCCGGGGTGCGTGCCGTGCTCCAGCCCGCGGGTGGCGAGCAGCTGCATGCCGACGCAGATGCCCAGGAAGGGCCGGCCCCGCTCGCGCACCGCCCATTCCAGCGCCTCGACCATGCCCGGCAGGGCGTAGAGGCCGCGGCGGCAGTCGCCGAAGGCGCCGACCCCGGGCAGGACGACCCGGTCGGCATCGCGGACCCGCGCCGGATCGGCGGTCACGGCGACCTCGTGGGCCGCCCCGCTCTCCCGGGCCGCGCGCTCCAGGGCCTTGGCCGCCGAGCGCAGGTTTCCGGAGCCGTAGTCGATGATCGTCAGCTGCTTCAAGGTCGTATCGCCGCCGCGCGTTCCCGGGTGAGATCCTCAGAGGGAGCCCTTGGTCGAGGGCACGGCCTCGGCCTGCCGCGGATCGCTCTCGATCGCCTGGCGCAGGGCCCGGGCCAGGCCCTTGAAGCAGGACTCGACGATGTGGTGGCTGTTCTCGCCGTAGAGGTTCTCGACGTGGAGGGTCAGGCCGCCGTGCTGGGCGAAGGCCTGGAACCACTCCTTGAAGAGCTCGGTGTCCATGGTCCCCAGCTTGTCCCTCGGGATCGCCACCTTCCAGATCAGATAGGGCCGGTTCGAGGCGTCCAGCGCGACCCGGGTCAGGGTCTCGTCCATGGGGATCAGGGCCTCGCCGTAGCGCCGGATGCCCTTGCGCTCGCCCAGGGCCCGGGACAGCGCCTGGCCGAGCACGATGCCGCTGTCCTCGGTGGTGTGGTGATAGTCGATGTGCAGGTCGCCCTCGGCCTTGAGCTCGATGTCGATTAGGCTGTGCCGCGAGAGCTGCTCCAGCATGTGGTCCAGGAAGCCGATCCCGGTCGCCACGTCGTAGCGGCCGCTGCCGTCGAGGTTCAGGCTGGCGGCGATCCGAGTCTCTTTGGTCTTGCGCTCGACGCTCGCCTTGCGCATGGGCCCTTGCCTCCGGAGATCGGGAAAGAACGGCGCCCTTGTAGCAGCATCGGCCCTCCGGGGCCAGCCTTGCGGCGTACATCGGGGTTTACCCTGGCCCCAAAGCTTGACCCGGCGGGCGTCTTCGCCCATGTGACAGTCCATGTCGAAGGACGCACAGCAGTGGCACGGGACCACCATCCTCTCGGTGCGCAAGGGCGACCGTGTAGTCATCGCCGGCGACGGCCAGGTCTCGCTGGGGCAGACCGTAATCAAGGGCTCGGCGCGCAAGGTGCGGCGCCTGGGCAAGGGCGAGGTCATCGCCGGCTTCGCCGGGGCCACGGCCGACGCGCTGACCCTCTTCGAGCGCCTGGAGGCCAAGCTGGAACAGCATCCGGGCCAGCTGACCCGGGCCTGCGTCGAGCTGGCCAAGGACTGGCGGATGGACCGCTACCTGCGCCGGCTGGAGGCCATGATGGCGGTGGTCGACGCCAAGGCCTCGCTGGTCCTGACCGGCACCGGCGACGTGCTGGAGCCCGACGACAACCTGATCGGCATCGGCTCGGGCGGTAACTACGCGCTGGCGGCAGCGCGCGCCCTGATCGACCGCGACGACCTCGACGCCGAGGCCATCGCGCGCAAGGCCATGGACATCGCTGCTGGGATCTGCGTGTACACCAATGACAACGTCATCCTCGAAAGCCTATCTGCCTCGTGACGCCGGCGGGCGCCGCGAGCAGCCCGAGGCCGGCGCCTTCTCGCCGCGCGAGATCGTCTCGGAACTGGACCGCTTCATCGTCGGCCAGGACGCCGCCAAACGTGCGGTCGCCATCGCCCTGCGCAACCGCTGGCGGCGCCAGCAGCTGCCCGAGGGCCTGCGCGAGGAGGTCCTGCCCAAGAACATCCTGATGATCGGGCCGACCGGCGTCGGCAAGACCGAGATCGCCCGCCGCCTGGCGCGCCTGGCCCAGGCGCCCTTCCTCAAGGTCGAGGCGACCAAGTTCACCGAGGTCGGCTACGTCGGACGGGACGTCGAGCAGATCATCCGCGATCTGGTCGAGATCGCCATCACCATGACCCGCGAGCGCCTGCGCAAAGAGGTCCTGGCCAAGGCCGAACTGGCCGCCGAGGAGCGCCTGCTGGACACCCTGGTCGGCGAGAACGCCGCGCCCGAGACCCGAACCAAGTTCCGCCAGATGCTGCGCGGCGGCGAGCTGGACGAGCGCGAGATCGAGATCCAGGTCAACGACAGCGGTGGCATGCAGCTGCCGACCATGGACATCCCCGGCATGCCGGGCGCCCAGATGGGCATGATCAACCTCAACGAGATCTTCGGGAAGGCCTTCGGCGGCCGCACCAAGCCCCGGCGCCTGACCGTCGAGCAGGCCATGCAGGTCGTGATCGAGGAGGAGAGCGACAAGCTGTTGGACCAGGAGGCCGTGGTCGCCGAGGCCATCGCCGCAGTCGAGCAGAACGGCATCGTCTTCCTCGACGAGGTCGACAAGATCACCGCCCGCTCGGACCGCGTGGGCGCCGACGTCAGCCGCGAGGGCGTGCAGCGCGACCTGCTGCCGCTGATCGAGGGCACCATCGTCGCGACCAAGCACGGCACGGTGAAGACCGACCACGTGCTCTTCATCGCCTCGGGCGCCTTCCACCTGGCCAAGCCCTCGGACCTGCTGCCCGAGTTGCAGGGCCGCCTGCCGATCCGGGTCGAGCTCAACGCTCTGACCCGCGACGACTTCAAGCGCATCCTGACCGAGCCGGAAGCCAGCCTGATCAAGCAGTACCGAGCCCTGATGGAGACCGAGGAGGTGACCCTCGACTTCACCGAAGAGGCGATCGACGCCCTCGCCGACCTGGCCGCCGAGATCAACGCCACGGTCGAGAACATCGGCGCCCGGCGTCTGCAGACGGTGATGGAGAAGCTGCTGGAGGAGATCTCCTTCACCGCCACCGACCGCGGCGGCGAAACCATCGTCATCGACGCCAAGATGGTTCAGGAGCGGGTCGCCGAGCTCGCCAAGGACGCCGACCTCTCCAAGTTCATCCTTTAGAGCACGATGACATGAGGTCGATTGGACCTCTTGTCTGAAGCGTGCCGTGAACCGGCGAAAGAGGGCGTGACGATTTGAGGTCCAATCGACTTCAAATCATCCCGCGCCGGAATGCAGGGACATCACGGCGCTCGGTCGTTCCGGTTCAACTGGGCCAGCCAGGCCGCCACCCAGTCCTCGGGCAGAGTCGCGATCTCCGCCGCCAGGCGATTGGCGAACTCGGTTTTCTGCGGGCTGAGGCCGGCGGTGTCGACCACGGCGCGGGGATGCGAGAGATCGGCCAGCCGCTGCAGCGCTTCCGCGTCGTCCCAGATGATCCCGAGGAACTGGCAGACCTGGTGCACGAAGCGGCGGTTCGGCTTGCCCCGGTGGCCGTGCTCAAGGGCCGAGAGGTAGGCCGAGGAGACGCCGAGGCCGGCCGCCATGTCCTGGAGGCTGATGCCGCGTTCGGCCCGCAGGGCCCTGATCCTTTCCCCGAAGGGAGTCACGGAACCGGCCTCAGCGGCCGCCAAGGCCGTGGCGCCGATGCCAGTCGGCCAGGGATTCGTTTGGATACTCCGCGAAGTAGCAGTCCTCCTCCTTCTGCGGCAGATGAACCCAGGCCGGCTTGGAGGCCAGCATGATGTGCACCCGCTCGGGCGGTGACGGCAGGGGCGTGTCGATGGCCGAGGCGAAGGGATGCACCAGGTCCGGCCAGCGCGGATCGAAGACCCAGAGCGCCGAACCGCAGCGCGTGCAGAAATGCCGCCGCGCCTGGCTTGGCTCGCTGTGGGACTGGGTCCTGGCTCGGTAGACGCCGAGGTCCTCTTCGCCCGTGACCTCCAGACTCGCCGCATCGCCGCCCAGGTTGATGGCATAGCCGCCGCCGCCCGCGGTCTTGCGGCAAATCGAGCAGTAGCAGCGCAAGTAGGGGATCGGCGAGCCGGCGTTCAGCGCGAAGCGCACGGCACCGCAGTGACAGGAGCCTTCCAGGCGCATGGTTCGTCCTCCTGCGAAGTGTTTAACTTGATTCGAGTTTAGCAGCTGCGGGGCCCGCTGTCGCGCCCGAGATTGCGCTCAGCGCTCCCGCCGCCGCTTCAGCAGAACGTAGAAGGCTCCGGCACCACCGTGAGCCGGCTGGGCCTGGGCGAAGGCGAGGACCCGCGCGCGGTTCGGCGCCTCGTTGAGCCAGCGCGGCAGGTTGGCGCGGATCACGCCGGGTTCCGCACCGTCCGGACCGCGCCCCAGGCGGCCCTTGCCGGTGATCACCAGGATGCAGCGCCGGCCGGCGGCCTGGGACCGGCTCAGGAAGGCGCCCAGCCGGCGATGGGCGGCGGCCTGGGTGTCGCCGTGGAGGTCGATGGTCGCCTCGATGGGCAGCTTGCCGCGGCGCAGCCGCTCCAGGTTGCGCCGGTCGAGGCCGGAGGCCCGGCCGGCTTCAAGGTCGGGCGCCGCCGACCTGCGCTCGGCCCCGACGGACGCCGGCCGGGTCGGCGCGGCAGCCTTCCGCGGCGCCGGCGCCTCGGAGGCCCGGGGCTCCGGGGATGGTGGCTCGGACCGCGCCGCACCCCGCCCGGCCCGCTTCTCCAGGGGCTTGGCGTCCTCGGTGACCTTGCGCCAGAGCGCACGATCGGCCTCCGAGATCTCCGATCCGTCTCCGCGACCCGGGCCGCGGGCGCCGTTCTTCTTGCCAGCCATGGAAGGAATCTAGGTTTGGGCCTCGTCCTCGACCAGGATCACGTGCAGGCGCCGCGGGCCGTGGGCGCCCATCTGGATGGTCTGCTCGATGTCGCCGGTGCGCGACGGCCCGGTGATGAAGTTGACCGTACGCGGCAGCCGGCCCTCGCCGTTGGCCGCACGCAGGCGGTCCCAGGCGTCCTCGTAGGGCCCGACCACCTGCGAGGCCTTGAGCACCACGATGTGGTTCTCGGGCAGGAAGTTGAGGGTGGTCGGCGCGGTCGGGCCGGAGGCGAGCATGAGGGTCCCGGTTTCGGCCACGCCGGCCAGGGCCGCGGTCACGGAGGTCGCATCCTCGAGCCGCGCCCGGCCGCTCTCGACCTTCAGCAGGGGCTGCTCGCTCCAGGCCAGCCCTTCCAGCGCCGGGTCCGGCGAGATCCGGACCTCGGACGGCAGGTTCTGGCCCTTCAGGTAGTCGGCCACGGCCCTGGGCACCTCGCCCTCGCCGGCGACCCGCGCGACGCTGGTCGCCACCACCTCTGCCTGCTCGACGAAGAGCGCGACGACTTCCCGGCGCGGCAGGTCGCTGCGCGCCGGCACCGGGCCGCGGGCCTTGGCGTCGATGCGGGCGCTCACCGCCTCCCGTCGGCCGGCGTTCTCGGCGGCGGCCTTGAGGGAGCGGCGCAGCCGCCCGAGGATCTCGGCCCGGGTATCGGTCACGCGGTCCCGGCCGGGCCGCCCTGCCCGTCCCTCTGCCTCTGGGCCCAGAGCTGCTGGAAGGTGGGACCCTGAGGCGCCGGCAGATCTCGGTGCGCGGTCCAGCCGCCGGCCAGGGGCAGCGACCGGAAGCGGCCGCGGCGCCGGCCCAGCGCGCCCAGCGCCCGCGTCTTGAGCCCGGCGAAGAAGTGATAGAGCCCCGGCCGCCGGGCGAAGAAGGCCCAGACGCCGAGGCCGGCGCGGACCGGCAGCGGCGAGAGGTGCCGCTCGAACTCCCGCTCGCGCCAGTGGCGCATCATCTTCGGCAGCGGGATCCGCATCGGGCAGACCTGCTCGCAGCGGCCGCAGAAGGAGGAGGCGTTGGGCAGGTGCCCGGCCTCCTCGACCCCGATCAGGCTGGGGGTCAGAACCGCGCCGATCGGCCCGGGATAGACCCAGCCGTAGGCGTGGCCGCCGATCGCGTGATAGACCGGGCAGTGATTCATGCAGGCGCCGCAGCGGATGCAGCGCAGAGCGTCCTGGTACTCGGTCCCGAGCATGGCCGAGCGGCCGTTGTCCAGCAGGACGACGTGGTATTCCTCAGGACCGTCGAGGTCGTCGGCCCGGCGCGGCCCGGTCGAGAAGGTGGTGTAGGAGGAGAACTCCTGCCCGGTCGCCGAGCGCGCCAGGACCCGCAGGATGACCGAGACGTCCTCCAGGGTCGGCACGACCTTTTCAAGGCTGGCGATGACGATGTGTACCTTGGGCAGGATCTGGGTCAGATCGCCGTTGCCCTCGTTGGTCACGATGACGGAGGCGCCGTTCTCGGCGATCAGGAAATTGGCGCCGGTGATGCCGGCGTCGGCCTGGACATAGCGCTCGCGCAGGATGCCGCGCGCCTCGGCAACCAGGGCGGCCGGTTCCTCGAGGTTGCGCTCCGCCGGCAGGTGGTCGTGGTGATCGCGGAAGTCGGCCTCGATCTGGTCCTTGGTCAGGTGCACCGCCGGCGCGATGATGTGGCTGGGAGGCTCTCGGCGCAGCTGGATGATGTATTCGCCGAGGTCGGTCTCGATCGGCTCGATGCCGTTCTTCTCGAGGTGATCGTTGAGGGCAATCTCCTCGGCGATCATCGACTTGCCCTTGGTCACCGTCTTGGCGTCGACCTTGCGGCAGATCTCCAGGATCTTGTCTCGGGCCTCGGCCGCGGTGCCGCACCAGTGCACCTGGCCGCCCTGCTCGGTCACCCGCGCCTCGTAGGCTTCCAGGTAAAGGTCCAGGTGCTCAAGGGTGTGGTTCTTGATGTCGCGCGCCGCGTCCCGCAGTTCTTCGAACTCCGGCAACTTGGCCGCCGCCTTGGCGCGCTTTTCGATGAAGCCGGCCTTGATGTGGCCCAGCGCCTTCTTGAGCTGGACGTTCTGGACCGCGGTGCGGGCGTTCTCGGGAAAGGCGTGCGACGTCGATTGCATTCGGCTCTAGCCCTCCTGTCCTTCGCCGATCGCCGGCGTTCCGGTGTCGCCGGCCAGGACCTCGGCGACGTGGCGCGCCTGCACCCTGCTGCCGCGCCGCTTCAGCTTGCCGGCCATGTTCATCAGGCAGCCCAGATCACCGGCCAGCAGCAGCTCGGCCCCGGTGCTCTCGATGCGGTCCGCCTTCGCGCTGACCATCTCGTTGGAGATCTCGGGATACTTGACGCAGAAGGTGCCGCCGAAGCCGCAGCAGGCCTCCGGCTCCGGGAGCTCGGCCAGCTCCAGCCCCTCGACCGAGGCGAGCAGACGCCGTGGCTGCGCCCGGATCTTGAGCTCGCGCAGGCCAGAGCAGGAATCGTGATAGGTCGCCCGTGCCGGGTAGCTGGCGGCGACCGCGTCGACCTTCAGGACGTCGGTCAGAAAGGACACGAGCTCGTGGGTTCGCGCCGACAACGCCTCCGCGCGCCCGCGCCACGTCGGGTCGTCCTGGAGCAAAGCCGGGTAGTGTTCCTTGATCATGGCTGCGCAGGAGCCTGAGGGCGCGACCACATGATCGAAGCCCTCGAACGAGCCAATGGTCTGGCGGGCGATCGAGGCGGCGTCGCGGCGGTCTCCGGAGTTGTAGGCCGGCTGGCCGCAGCAGGTCTGGGCCCGCGGCACCTCGACCCGGCAGCCGGCGTCCTCAAGGAGCTTGACCGCCGCGAAGCCGACCGAGGGCCGGAAGAGATCGACCAGGCAAGTCACGAAGAGACCGACCCTGGGCCCGCGCGCGGTGCTGTCCTGGCTCATCTCTCCCCGCCTTCTTCTTGTCGTCGGGCCTCATGAGGCCGCCGCAAGGATGCGCGGCGACGGCCGCAAAAGCAAGCGAGGGCCGCGGAACCGCAGGGATTTCAGCGGCCAACGGCCGCTGTTGCGACGTCATCTGCGCATCACGTGATCGGCGAGCGCCCGCGCCTCGCGGTCGGAAAGCGATACGGCGTCGCGCAGAAAAGAGATCAGCCCGTCGAGGGCATCGGCCTCTGCCGCGCCCGGCTGGTCGAGGGCGCGCAATGCCTGCGCGCAGCCATGGCGCGTTTCGAGCAAGTGGTTGTAATGCTGATCGCAGGCCGGGATCGGCGCCGGATAGCTGCGGATCTCCCGGACGGTCTCGGCATAGCGCGCCTCGAGCCGCTGCCGAAGCCCGGCGATCTCCGGCGCGGAGGCTTGCTGCTTCGCCGGGCGGTCTCCGCGCGATGCGGGCTGGAGATCGGTCATCGGCGCCTCCCGCTGCTGCCTCGACGACTCAGCCTACAACAGATCGCGGCGCGATTCAGCTGGCCGCAGCGCGGCGGTCGGCCACCGACTTCGGCAGGAGGAGGAAGTAGCGGCCCTTCTGCTTCATGCGGCCGGCCTCGGCCAGGGCCGGCTCGCCCGAGCCCCAGAAGAAGTCGCCGCGCACGACGCCTTTGATCGCGCTGCCGGTGTCCTGGGCCACCAAGAGGCGCTGCAGGGGCCGGTCGCTGGCCGGCCAGGTGGTGTCGAGAAAGACCGGCGCGCCGAGGGGCAGGTGTGAAGGGTCGACCGCCAGGCTGCGGCCGGCTGTCAGGGGAACGCCCTGGGCCCCGATCGGCCCCTCGCCTTCGATCTCGCGGAAGAAGATGAAGCGCCCGTTGCGGTGCATCAGCGTCTCGGCCTTATCCGGGTTGTCGCGCAGCCAGGTGCGGATCGACTGCATCGAGACGTCGCCGTCGAGCAGCTTCTCCCGGATCATGGCGCGCCCGATGGCATAGAAAGGCAGGCCGTTGGAAGCCGCGAAGCCGACCCGCTTGACCCGGCCGTCGGGCAGCCGGACGCGGCCGGAGCCCTGCACGTGGAGGAAGAAGACGTCGACCAGGTCGTCGGCCCAGAGCAGCTCCAGCTTCTGCCCGGAGAGTGCGCCGTTCTCGATCTCGGCGCGGCTGAAGTAGGGAACCAGACGGCTCTTGTCGACGCGTCCGACGATGCGTTCGCCCTCCAGGTCCGCGCGGAAATCCCCCAGGTTCACCGAGATCAGGTCGGCGGGCCGGGTGTAGACAGGGAAGCGGTAGCGGCCGTTCGGCCTGGTGTCGCCGCGGAGCTCGGCTTCGTAGTAGCCGGTGAAGAGCCCCTCGGTCTCGCCCTGGTCGCTGACCAGGAAGGGTGTGAACCAGGATTCGAAGAAGAGCCGTGCCGAGATGTCGTCGGTCACCGCCAGGCGTTCCAGGTCCTCGCAGATCGGCCGCCAGTCGGCGACCCGGCCGCCCAGGGCCGCGGGGCCGATGGCCTTTTCGTCGGGGCTGGAAAGCACCCGCCGGCAGGAGCGGCGCAGCGCCGGCAGGGCCTCGGCGACGGCGTCCACCTCCCAACCGGGCAGCGCCTCGAAGCCGACCGGCTCCAGAAGGGCCGCGGGCTTCGACGGCTCCGAAGGCGCGGGGGCCTCGGGCGGGGGCGCCTTTTCGCAAGCGGCGATCAGAAGCAGAGGCAGCGCGCCGGCCAGGATGAGGTGTCTCGAAGGGGAAAGCCGCTGCGGCCGTTGCCGTCTGGCCAAGAGCTCTGCTCCCGCGCCGGGGTCGATCAGTCCGGACTGCGCGTCGCGACCAGGGTCCAATTGGGGTCGCGGCTGCGGGTGTTGCGCGCGAAAGTCCAGAGGTCGGTGATCTGGGTGACGTCGCTGGGATCACCCTCGACGATGCGGCCCTCGGAGTCCTTCACGACGTTGATCTGCTCTGAGACGAAGCGCAGGGTGACGAACGCCGTCCGGTCCTGCAGCTCCGCATCCTCGATCTTGGCCTCCTTGATGCCGACCAGGGTCGTCTCCAGCGTCTGTTGAGCGGACTCGCGCTCGCGGATCGCCCCGGTGAAGTCGTCGAAGACGCTGTTGGACAGCAGCGGTCGCAGAGTCTTGCTGTCGCCATCGGCGAAGGCGGCAACGATCATCTCGAAGGCCGCCCGGGCACCTTCCACGAAGCTCGACTCGTCGAAGCCATGATCGGCCAGCTTGATTTGCGTCAAGCCGCCCGCCAGGGGATCCTCGGCGGCGCCATTCGCGGCCGCCGGCGCCTCGCCTTCGCGCCTGCCGCTTCGGCGGTCCGGCAGGTTGACGACCTTGTCGTTCCCCGAATCCTCGGGCGAGCGCTGCTGGAACGGATCGAAATCCCGCGGCTGCTCATGCCCGGTCCGGCGCCCGAGGACTCGTCGCAGCTGGAGGACCAGGAAGGCTGCCAAGGCGGCAAACAGGATGATTTCGAAAAACTGCAAATCGTTATCCATCAAGTATGAGTTTCGGGCCGGGCCGAAACAGCGCCCCTAGTCTCGGGACAGGGGTCCCTCCGATAGTGGCATCTGCGGGGATCTCCACATACATATAATACCGTCGCCGTAAAAAGCGACTCGATCCGGCCCGTATCCGGGCTGATCCTCATGGCGAGTGGTGCTTCCACTACACCATCGAGAAGGTAAATAAGCCGTTGCCGGTGAAAGGGCAAGGATGGGTCTGATCCTCTTTCTTTTGTTTCTTCTGGTCCCGCTGATCGAAATCGGTGTCTTTATCGAGGTCGGCGGCCTGATCGGGCTATTGCCGACGCTCGGCCTGATCCTGCTAACCGCCGTCCTGGGGACCTGGCAGCTCCGGGCGCAGGGCCTGTCCACCCTGGCCCGGGCCCGGCAGCAGATGGAGCAGGGCCAGCTGCCGGCCCAGGAGCTCTACGACGGCTTCTGCCTGATCATCGCCGGCGCGCTCCTGCTGACGCCCGGCTTCGTGACCGACGCCGTCGGCTTCGCGCTCTTCGTCCCGGCCTTCCGCCGGCTGCTGCGCCGGGTCATCGCCGAACGGATCAGGCTACGGACCGAAGTGCGGATGCGTCGGCAGGACGAGCGGGGATCCACCACCATCATCGAGGGCGAATTCCGCGAGGTCCCCGACGATCACGATCCCCTGCCGGGCCGCGGCGGAAAGCTCTAGATGAAAGCGGTATTCGGATTTGAAGCCGCTTCAGCTTCAAATCCTCCGGCCTAAGGGCCCGCCGGCCCGGTTGTTTCGCCCGGGCATCCATGTTAGCCAGACCGGCCCTCAAGGTCCGGGCCTTTCAATCTGGAGAGTTACATGACCGGGGACGATCAGGGCGGAGCGGCGCCAGACGCCCAGACCGCCACGCAACCTGGCGACAGCATCGAAGAGGCCAGCTTCAGCATCCGGGTTCAGTACCTGAAGGACTTTTCCTTCGAGAATCCCAGCGCGCCGGCGATCTACGCCAAACTGAGCCATCAGCCCGACATTTCGGTCAGCGTGGACGTCAATGCGCGGCCTCTCGAAGGCCGCATCTACGAGACCGTGCTCTCGGCCAACGTGGACGC from Kiloniellales bacterium encodes:
- the hisA gene encoding 1-(5-phosphoribosyl)-5-[(5-phosphoribosylamino)methylideneamino]imidazole-4-carboxamide isomerase, which translates into the protein MILFPAIDLKQGQAVRLRRGDMASATVFNEDPVAQAEAFVVAGFSWLHVVDLDGAFAGRAENRAVVEAILAAVEVPVQLGGGIRDLAAIEGWLAAGLRRVILGTAAVKDPDLVRQACRAFSGQVAVGLDARAGKVAVEGWAQASELEALDLAKKFEDAGVSAIVYTDIDRDGMLAGLNVEATVALARAVSIPVIASGGLAGIEDLRRLLAAGEPGIEGAVCGRALYDGRLDAAEALALVGEAVAAC
- a CDS encoding GNAT family N-acetyltransferase, with translation MTEVGSRHEPTTAVERLESLAGPDLHDLCDAADAAIVDGGGFGWLKPPPREIMETYWRGVLLIPERELFVARLDGVIAGSSQLLRPGRNNEAGAHMGSLTTFFLAPWARGYGLARRLVEAVEDRARELGFEIMNLDVRETQTRAIQVYEQLGYQRWGSHPYYAKVEGRWVTGHYFHKNLLEER
- the hisH gene encoding imidazole glycerol phosphate synthase subunit HisH, which encodes MKQLTIIDYGSGNLRSAAKALERAARESGAAHEVAVTADPARVRDADRVVLPGVGAFGDCRRGLYALPGMVEALEWAVRERGRPFLGICVGMQLLATRGLEHGTHPGLGWIPGEVTAIAPDDSALKIPHMGWNELQAEDPAHPVLDGFGPAPHVYFVHSYAFHGADPACEVASVDYGGPIVAAVARDNMIGTQFHPEKSQAVGLRLLANFLRWSP
- the hisB gene encoding imidazoleglycerol-phosphate dehydratase HisB, with amino-acid sequence MRKASVERKTKETRIAASLNLDGSGRYDVATGIGFLDHMLEQLSRHSLIDIELKAEGDLHIDYHHTTEDSGIVLGQALSRALGERKGIRRYGEALIPMDETLTRVALDASNRPYLIWKVAIPRDKLGTMDTELFKEWFQAFAQHGGLTLHVENLYGENSHHIVESCFKGLARALRQAIESDPRQAEAVPSTKGSL
- the hslV gene encoding ATP-dependent protease subunit HslV, translated to MSKDAQQWHGTTILSVRKGDRVVIAGDGQVSLGQTVIKGSARKVRRLGKGEVIAGFAGATADALTLFERLEAKLEQHPGQLTRACVELAKDWRMDRYLRRLEAMMAVVDAKASLVLTGTGDVLEPDDNLIGIGSGGNYALAAARALIDRDDLDAEAIARKAMDIAAGICVYTNDNVILESLSAS
- the hslU gene encoding ATP-dependent protease ATPase subunit HslU; translation: MTTSSSKAYLPRDAGGRREQPEAGAFSPREIVSELDRFIVGQDAAKRAVAIALRNRWRRQQLPEGLREEVLPKNILMIGPTGVGKTEIARRLARLAQAPFLKVEATKFTEVGYVGRDVEQIIRDLVEIAITMTRERLRKEVLAKAELAAEERLLDTLVGENAAPETRTKFRQMLRGGELDEREIEIQVNDSGGMQLPTMDIPGMPGAQMGMINLNEIFGKAFGGRTKPRRLTVEQAMQVVIEEESDKLLDQEAVVAEAIAAVEQNGIVFLDEVDKITARSDRVGADVSREGVQRDLLPLIEGTIVATKHGTVKTDHVLFIASGAFHLAKPSDLLPELQGRLPIRVELNALTRDDFKRILTEPEASLIKQYRALMETEEVTLDFTEEAIDALADLAAEINATVENIGARRLQTVMEKLLEEISFTATDRGGETIVIDAKMVQERVAELAKDADLSKFIL
- a CDS encoding helix-turn-helix transcriptional regulator, with the protein product MTPFGERIRALRAERGISLQDMAAGLGVSSAYLSALEHGHRGKPNRRFVHQVCQFLGIIWDDAEALQRLADLSHPRAVVDTAGLSPQKTEFANRLAAEIATLPEDWVAAWLAQLNRNDRAP
- a CDS encoding GFA family protein; the protein is MRLEGSCHCGAVRFALNAGSPIPYLRCYCSICRKTAGGGGYAINLGGDAASLEVTGEEDLGVYRARTQSHSEPSQARRHFCTRCGSALWVFDPRWPDLVHPFASAIDTPLPSPPERVHIMLASKPAWVHLPQKEEDCYFAEYPNESLADWHRRHGLGGR
- a CDS encoding Smr/MutS family protein; amino-acid sequence: MAGKKNGARGPGRGDGSEISEADRALWRKVTEDAKPLEKRAGRGAARSEPPSPEPRASEAPAPRKAAAPTRPASVGAERRSAAPDLEAGRASGLDRRNLERLRRGKLPIEATIDLHGDTQAAAHRRLGAFLSRSQAAGRRCILVITGKGRLGRGPDGAEPGVIRANLPRWLNEAPNRARVLAFAQAQPAHGGAGAFYVLLKRRRER
- a CDS encoding lactate utilization protein, which codes for MTDTRAEILGRLRRSLKAAAENAGRREAVSARIDAKARGPVPARSDLPRREVVALFVEQAEVVATSVARVAGEGEVPRAVADYLKGQNLPSEVRISPDPALEGLAWSEQPLLKVESGRARLEDATSVTAALAGVAETGTLMLASGPTAPTTLNFLPENHIVVLKASQVVGPYEDAWDRLRAANGEGRLPRTVNFITGPSRTGDIEQTIQMGAHGPRRLHVILVEDEAQT